From the Winogradskyella forsetii genome, the window AGTCCATAAAACCCTAAAAACAACTCCGCAAATACGCCAAATTGATAACCAAAAGTTGGCGTACCATCAATAACCCAACTCAACCCTCTTCCTAATCCCAAACCTAACATAAAAATGATGTTGGAAATTAAAGCCATCTTTAAAAAATTGGCTTTAAAAATTCCTAAAATCCATAAAATAGAAAAGCCTAAATACAAACCCATTATAGCTTTGAAGAAATTATGCTCGTCAACGGTATTTAAATGAATATCAAATTCAGAACTTGGATTGAAACCATAGACTAAAGAAACAGGAATTACAATCCATACAGAAATGATGAGGTGTATTTTAGTAATAATTGCTGTTTGGGATATTTTCAAAATGACCGTGTTTAAACCATTTAGGGTTTTGCTCAATAAAAAAGCTTAAATGCGTTCAATTATAATAGCGCTAACCTTAAAAATCTATTCATAGACTTATCCCAGAATAGAAATAGACTATTGTTTCTCCCATTTAGAAATAGAATTCGTTGTGCTAGTCGTTACAGTTCCTGTTGTAGGATCTGTTTGAGATGTCGTTTCATCTTGAGTAAATGTAAGTATTTGACCATCTGGAGAAATTGAGAATGTGACTGTTTGCTCACCGCCTAATGAGGTTTCTTCTGAACCTTCAAATTCAAATTCAAAAAATGAACCATCAATTGTCATTTCATTTCCATTAGTAAAATAAGATCCGCTTCCACTAACGTTTTCTAGCGTATAAGGTTCAGATGAAAAAGTTTCGCCATTAACAACAATATTGGTATCATATGAATAACTACCATTAGTCGTAAAATTACTCGACGTTAAGTTTAAGACATAATTTTCTGTTGTACTTTGAATCTCAATATCCGAAATAAAAGATTCTCCATTAAAGCTTGTGGTACTGCCAAGGGTCACATCAAAATCAGTTAAACTCCATGTACCAATCAATGCACTGTTGGTATTGCCTGGGTTCGTAGTGTTTATACCATCATCTAAAGGTTCGTTTTCACAAGTAAAAGCGGTTAGCATTGCAAAAAGGCAGAAAAGCGATAAGAATTTTTTCATGTTAAAAGGGGAATTGATTTTTATTGAACGGCAAATTTACGTTAATTTTTTGAGTCGGCTTTTTTAGATCAAAACTTAACCTTTGTTTCAATGTTTTTTTCGCCTCGCTTTACCGTGATATCTGCTTCATCGCCATTATCAAAAACAGATAAGGCACGCATATAACTCATCATATCCGTAATTGTACTATCTCCTAATTTTAGGACAACATCGCCTTTTTGTAATCCCGCATTAAAGGCTGGCGTGTCTTCACGTGTGCCATCGATTCGCATCCCTTTTCCATCGTATAGATAATCTGGTACGACGCCTAAGCCCACTTTAAATCGTGGTGTTTCTTCACTTTCGTTCTTTGTTTTTCTGAAGGCTAATTCGCCATTATCATCTAAATCCCTAAT encodes:
- a CDS encoding DUF4345 domain-containing protein, translated to MSKTLNGLNTVILKISQTAIITKIHLIISVWIVIPVSLVYGFNPSSEFDIHLNTVDEHNFFKAIMGLYLGFSILWILGIFKANFLKMALISNIIFMLGLGLGRGLSWVIDGTPTFGYQFGVFAELFLGFYGLWALNRKYYKKP